The following are from one region of the Microcoleus sp. bin38.metabat.b11b12b14.051 genome:
- a CDS encoding DUF2281 domain-containing protein → MNLEQAVLDKLRALPPERQQEVLDFAEFLQQKSLVKRPLKSAKGLCADLKVDITEEDIAQARQEMWGNFPREIV, encoded by the coding sequence ATGAATTTAGAGCAAGCAGTTTTAGATAAGTTGCGGGCATTGCCACCGGAGAGGCAGCAAGAAGTTTTAGATTTTGCAGAATTTCTTCAGCAAAAAAGTCTTGTTAAACGACCGCTCAAGAGTGCCAAAGGCTTGTGTGCTGACTTGAAAGTAGATATTACGGAAGAAGACATTGCCCAAGCCAGACAAGAAATGTGGGGGAACTTTCCCAGGGAGATTGTTTGA
- a CDS encoding DUF1345 domain-containing protein codes for MHWVWSLRHRLFVSVLFAIAVALFLPRDYLPLTRTLCIWNAGAVNFLILTWILMLKGTPELMRHNAQQLDAGRLAILSTITGAAFASFLAIFFLLRDTKGLPPNLLLLHLGLSVLTIVGSWMQVHTIFTMHYAHSYYGNSSKQQGSYSQANGLDFPGDDEPDYKDFLYFSFGIGMTCQVADVQTTSRSMRFLVLVHSVLSFFFNTAILAMSVNIIAGLNG; via the coding sequence ATGCACTGGGTATGGAGCCTCCGGCACCGGCTCTTTGTATCTGTTCTGTTCGCTATTGCAGTAGCTCTTTTCCTACCGCGCGACTATCTCCCCCTGACTCGCACACTGTGCATTTGGAACGCGGGCGCCGTCAATTTCCTGATTTTGACTTGGATACTCATGCTCAAAGGCACTCCCGAACTGATGCGCCACAACGCTCAGCAGTTGGACGCCGGCCGCTTGGCAATCTTAAGCACGATTACAGGAGCAGCTTTTGCCAGCTTTTTAGCCATCTTCTTCCTGCTGCGGGATACCAAAGGCCTGCCCCCAAATTTGCTATTACTGCACTTAGGGCTTTCCGTGCTGACCATTGTTGGCTCCTGGATGCAGGTACACACTATCTTCACCATGCACTACGCGCACAGCTACTACGGAAACAGCAGCAAGCAGCAGGGAAGCTACTCGCAGGCGAATGGTTTGGATTTTCCCGGCGACGACGAACCAGACTACAAAGATTTTTTATATTTCTCCTTTGGGATTGGGATGACTTGCCAAGTCGCAGACGTGCAGACAACTTCTCGTTCAATGAGATTTCTCGTGCTTGTTCACAGCGTGCTGTCGTTCTTTTTTAACACCGCTATTCTAGCCATGAGCGTCAATATTATTGCGGGATTAAATGGATAG